Proteins encoded in a region of the Thunnus thynnus chromosome 8, fThuThy2.1, whole genome shotgun sequence genome:
- the jun gene encoding transcription factor AP-1 yields MYTKMETTFYDDSLNAFSQHDNAGYGYSNPKALKHNMTLNLSDPTGTLKPHLRPKASDILTSPDVGLLKLASPELERLIIQSSNGLITTTPTPTQFLCPKNVTDEQEGFAEGFVRALAELHHQHMPGTTNASVTSAAQTGVNTALPPVSSVAGATVYNNNATMRSDSPVYEDLNTFNPAISTVSAPSYTTSAPTMSFPAAPPQLPIYGQPSSAQLPRLTALKEEPQTVPEMPGETPPLSPIDMESQERIKAERKRMRNRIAASKCRKRKLERISRLEDKVKTLKSQNSELASTANMLREQVAQLKQKVMNHVNSGCQLMLTQQLQTF; encoded by the coding sequence atGTATACCAAGATGGAAACTACTTTCTATGACGACTCACTCAACGCTTTCTCCCAGCACGACAACGCCGGCTACGGATACAGCAACCCCAAAGCGCTGAAACACAACATGACACTGAACCTGTCCGACCCGACGGGCACTCTGAAACCTCACCTCCGGCCCAAAGCCAGCGACATCCTCACCTCTCCCGATGTGGGCTTACTGAAGCTGGCATCCCCGGAGCTGGAGCGGCTCATCATCCAGTCCAGCAACGGGCTCATCACCACCACGCCGACCCCGACCCAGTTCCTGTGCCCCAAGAATGTCACAGACGAGCAGGAGGGATTCGCGGAGGGCTTCGTCCGAGCCCTGGCCGAGCTCCACCACCAGCACATGCCCGGCACAACTAACGCCAGTGTCACCTCAGCTGCCCAGACCGGTGTCAACACTGCCCTGCCGCCTGTTTCCTCCGTTGCCGGTGCCACCGTGTACAACAACAACGCAACCATGCGCTCTGACTCGCCGGTTTATGAGGACTTGAACACTTTCAACCCGGCCATCAGCACCGTCTCGGCACCGAGTTACACCACTTCAGCCCCGACTATGTCCTTCCCTGCTGCCCCGCCACAGCTCCCCATCTACGGGCAGCCCTCCTCCGCCCAACTCCCCCGGCTCACGGCGCTCAAAGAGGAGCCGCAGACCGTGCCCGAGATGCCGGGGGAgacccctcctctctccccaaTTGACATGGAGAGCCAGGAGCGCATCAAGGCCGAGAGAAAGCGGATGAGGAACCGCATCGCTGCCTCCAAATGCCGGAAGAGGAAGCTGGAGAGGATCTCGAGGCTGGAGGACAAAGTCAAGACCCTCAAGTCCCAGAACTCCGAGCTCGCGTCCACCGCTAACATGTTGCGCGAGCAGGTGGCCCAGCTGAAGCAGAAGGTGATGAACCACGTCAACAGCGGGTGCCAGCTCATGTTAACGCAGCAGCTCCAGACCTTCTGA